In the genome of Crassostrea angulata isolate pt1a10 chromosome 6, ASM2561291v2, whole genome shotgun sequence, the window CCTTTTTGGAGGTCGATATTATTAGTTCCTCTTTGGAAGCTGGTATATATCGCTTATCTCTGGAAGTCAATACCTTTTGTTCTTCTTTGGAAGCCAATGCATTTTGCTCCTCTTTGGAAGTCGATACATTTTGTTCCTCTTTGGAAGCCGATACAATGTGTTGAAAAAATATAGCTGTGTATGCGTTTAGAAATCTAATCTTTGCCATTTCTAAATCATTCTTCATCAACGAATTCTTGGCTCCCTCTAAGCATGCattcacaaaatttaatttaaacgaAGTATCCCACTCTTTTTCGCCTTTAAGTAATGCCAGCGTACATATGGCATTCTCGAAATCTCCAACCTTTATGTAGCTTTGTGCAAGTTCTTTTACAGTTGTTGAATTGCATTCCATGTCGGCTATCTCTCTGTGAAATTTAATAGACTCTTCATCATAACCTAGCAATTCGTGTAATGTTGCAAGCTCTTTAGATGTACTGAAAGATTTCTCTTCGTTTTGCAGTAACtctttaagaattaaaaaacacTGGTTTGTTGTTTTCAGCAATGGTATAGCCCAAATAAACCCCGATGTTATAGAAAGGGCCTTCCACAAGGATTTTTTGGCGTCGTATTGTAGTTCTTCCTTTCTCTTGGGGTCAGTTTCTTTCGATATTAAATCTAATTTGCAGATTGCTTGTTGTTCGTATGCGTTTATTAAAGACATCGGGTATTCAGATGGTTTCCCACAATTATTGGATGTGATGAAAGAAAAACTTCTCAGAGCATCGTCCGGTTTGTCTAGCATTCGGTATATTAACCCCAAATCATACCTTGCAACGTCAAACCCTTGGGACATTTCAATTGCCTTTTGAAGGTGTTCCACTGCTTGCAACAGCAACGGATTGTCTCGAGAAACACACACTGATCTTGGCGATTTTCtgttggaaatgaaaataagttttaGGTCTGTGGCATCTGACTTTGATTCAATTTCTGTCTGTTCGACATCAAGAGACACTGCGGCTTCCGGCATGCTAGACATAAACATGACTGACTCCATCGTTTTCTGAAGAGTCAGTGCTAAATGATGTCTCGCAAAATTCGTGTCTCTCAACTGTATAGCTTTCTTTAACATTTCTGTCGATTCTTCCATCTTTTCTATGTACCTGAGATGAATTCCATACTCCTGTAGGACGAAATAATCATCGGGACACAACTTCATTGCTTCCTCGAAACATCGCTTTTCAtctattttcattgttttttccTTATCTGTGTGTATGATTTCAAACAAATTCTTTCCTTTAAATAAGGTTCTGCTCATCTGACACCATGATCTTGCTTTTATACGACAATATTCGTCAGTGGGAAATTTCAAAATCTCATAGAATAGACGGGCGGcttcttcctttttttcttcAGGTCTATAATTTTCTGCCGTTGTCATCTGAAAAAAATGCGACTGTCTGCGTAAAGTTAATGCAAGGCGGAACTCCCAAAGTAAATTCCTCTCTGGTGCTATACCTTGTATTGCTCTCTGGAATAGCTGCACTGCTTTTTCGTGGCGCTGTGGACCCAGTCGGGAATAACAATAACCAATTTCTGCAGTAGCTCGAAACTGTAaccttttgtttttaattttttcgtagATTTCATCTAAAAGTTTCTTCGAACAGTAATGCTTTTCAAGTTCGATATGGAATAATACTTCATTGCAACGATTAACTAAATTTGGCT includes:
- the LOC128189358 gene encoding uncharacterized protein LOC128189358 → MDDEVEIKMAKAREWSSFVMDDVLQSKEEIEKIKKKLKVLQADLEEEFDVNEEKIFVNNFISFLHWRLGDREKAFAASKRALELEEEPNLVNRCNEVLFHIELEKHYCSKKLLDEIYEKIKNKRLQFRATAEIGYCYSRLGPQRHEKAVQLFQRAIQGIAPERNLLWEFRLALTLRRQSHFFQMTTAENYRPEEKKEEAARLFYEILKFPTDEYCRIKARSWCQMSRTLFKGKNLFEIIHTDKEKTMKIDEKRCFEEAMKLCPDDYFVLQEYGIHLRYIEKMEESTEMLKKAIQLRDTNFARHHLALTLQKTMESVMFMSSMPEAAVSLDVEQTEIESKSDATDLKLIFISNRKSPRSVCVSRDNPLLLQAVEHLQKAIEMSQGFDVARYDLGLIYRMLDKPDDALRSFSFITSNNCGKPSEYPMSLINAYEQQAICKLDLISKETDPKRKEELQYDAKKSLWKALSITSGFIWAIPLLKTTNQCFLILKELLQNEEKSFSTSKELATLHELLGYDEESIKFHREIADMECNSTTVKELAQSYIKVGDFENAICTLALLKGEKEWDTSFKLNFVNACLEGAKNSLMKNDLEMAKIRFLNAYTAIFFQHIVSASKEEQNVSTSKEEQNALASKEEQKVLTSRDKRYIPASKEELIISTSKKDQNLLASKEEKNVSTFREEQYVQAFKEEQNNSTLNKEQHISACNKEQNAPAFNEEQNVSTLKEKHDDNTLDILVLHSCGEDSCRYLNFVQSTLLSFVQLKYAINDNDCLPFRRKIDYLIEEMRKSRCILIIQHENRTKDEFIDQALKIALVKHRTKTLKIRKEGVDQDELVCKEVILSCDLDENENTERSQRLQGDLFSDVLKKVSQM